From a region of the Thiorhodovibrio winogradskyi genome:
- a CDS encoding L,D-transpeptidase: MAIGSAAIASIGFDRKSLLLDVLRLCLLSALLSGCTQSLPERAQQKAPDAEPEQSAEQSAATATTDPEAEDAPLPWPPPNGDIPQPQEAAAVGKMFEWHGDGRRVSRIVIDTDTQQARFFDGKELVGWSTVATGVSSHRTPTGEFSILEKVVNKRSNLYGRIYDGNGKLVKRNARAGSDAVPSGGRFVGAKMPHFMRMTYDGIGMHAGPIPRPGSPASHGCIRMPSQLADRLFKQVDAGTRVTVIGSQGPSYGNYAERVKAQQGEARAARAAAQARRDGDPLGALDAEIAALRGEDLPPPASSGDSEAASSPSSRGSEEETTGRRATRSTGDQPSDASGAAGTQETLEASGNAQPSGSESQNVQPASAQPVSAQTSSDQTSSAQPSNEEPPSVAPSGSDESAPGAEGSPASQAAGSVTPPSVPAT, from the coding sequence GTGGCGATCGGCTCTGCCGCAATCGCATCTATTGGATTCGATCGCAAGAGCCTGCTGCTCGACGTGCTGCGGCTTTGTCTGCTCAGTGCGCTCCTGAGCGGCTGCACCCAGAGCCTGCCAGAGCGTGCGCAGCAGAAGGCTCCCGATGCCGAGCCTGAGCAGAGCGCGGAACAGAGCGCAGCCACTGCCACCACCGACCCCGAGGCAGAGGACGCGCCGCTGCCCTGGCCGCCACCCAACGGCGATATCCCGCAACCGCAGGAGGCCGCGGCGGTGGGCAAGATGTTCGAGTGGCATGGCGACGGCCGTCGCGTGAGTCGCATTGTGATCGACACCGACACCCAGCAGGCACGCTTCTTTGACGGTAAGGAGCTGGTGGGTTGGAGTACTGTGGCCACTGGCGTGTCCAGTCATCGCACGCCAACGGGTGAGTTCTCGATCCTTGAGAAGGTGGTGAACAAACGCTCCAATCTTTACGGCCGGATTTATGACGGTAACGGAAAACTCGTTAAGCGCAATGCGCGTGCCGGGAGCGATGCCGTCCCCTCTGGCGGGCGCTTTGTTGGCGCCAAAATGCCGCATTTCATGCGCATGACCTATGATGGCATCGGCATGCACGCCGGTCCTATCCCCAGACCAGGCAGTCCGGCGTCCCATGGTTGTATTCGCATGCCGTCGCAGCTCGCTGACCGGCTTTTCAAGCAGGTCGACGCGGGAACCCGGGTAACAGTGATCGGCTCTCAGGGCCCAAGCTACGGCAATTATGCCGAACGGGTCAAAGCCCAGCAGGGCGAGGCGCGCGCGGCGCGTGCCGCGGCGCAGGCGCGTCGGGATGGCGATCCGCTCGGCGCGCTTGATGCCGAGATCGCGGCATTGCGTGGGGAGGATCTTCCGCCGCCGGCCAGCAGTGGTGATTCCGAAGCGGCCAGCAGCCCCAGCAGCCGTGGTTCGGAAGAAGAAACGACGGGTCGCCGCGCAACGCGCTCAACCGGCGATCAGCCATCTGATGCATCAGGCGCTGCAGGGACTCAAGAAACCTTAGAGGCCTCCGGCAATGCACAACCCTCTGGTAGCGAGTCCCAGAATGTCCAGCCAGCAAGTGCCCAGCCAGTAAGTGCCCAGACCTCGAGTGATCAGACTTCGAGTGCCCAGCCTTCCAATGAAGAACCCCCGAGTGTCGCACCCTCTGGCTCGGACGAGAGCGCTCCTGGGGCCGAGGGTTCCCCTGCCTCACAGGCAGCAGGCTCAGTCACGCCGCCGTCAGTACCCGCGACTTGA
- the uvrB gene encoding excinuclease ABC subunit UvrB: protein MSQSKPFQLECPFQPAGDQPAAIRALTEGLRDGEAGMTLLGVTGSGKTFSIANVIAELQRPALVLAPNKTLAAQLYGEMKDFFPHNAVEYFVSYYDYYQPEAYVPATDTYIEKDASINEHIEQMRLSATKALLERPDVIIVATVSSIYGLGDPQAYLKMVLHLSRGDLVDQRAILRQLAALQYRRNEIELARGSYRVRGDIIDIYPAESEDEALRVALFDDEIEELSLFDPLTGEVRRKVPRFTVFPKTHYATPREVVLNAIEQIKVELRERLNWLHDNNKLIEAQRLEQRTIHDLEMMQEVGYCSGIENYSRYLSGRGPGEPPPTLFDYLPTNAMVVIDESHVTVPQLGGMYRGDRSRKENLVEYGFRLPSALDNRPLRFEEFQARQPQTIYVSATPRDYEIEHSGAVIEQVVRPTGLVDPEVEVRPALSQVDDLLSEIHLRVAANERVLATTLTKRMAEDLTDYLSDHGVKVRYLHSDIDTVERVEIIRDLRLGEFDVLVGINLLREGLDMPEVSLVAILDADKEGFLRSTGSLIQTIGRAARNVQGKAILYADKITQSMARAIEETERRRAKQIAHNEEQGITPQTIRKAVAEILEGARVPGAPAPVRRANRDGQDATAEEHLTPAQLSKKIKTLEKQMNRHARELEFEQAAAVRDQLKALKSRVLTAA from the coding sequence ATGAGCCAATCCAAACCCTTTCAGCTTGAATGCCCCTTTCAGCCGGCCGGTGATCAGCCCGCTGCCATCCGCGCGCTGACCGAGGGGTTGCGCGACGGCGAGGCCGGTATGACGCTGCTCGGCGTGACCGGCTCGGGCAAGACCTTCAGCATCGCCAATGTGATTGCCGAACTGCAGCGCCCGGCGCTGGTCCTGGCGCCGAACAAGACGCTTGCCGCCCAGCTTTATGGGGAGATGAAGGACTTTTTTCCGCACAACGCGGTGGAGTATTTCGTCTCCTACTATGATTATTACCAGCCGGAAGCCTATGTGCCGGCCACCGATACCTATATCGAAAAGGACGCCTCGATTAACGAGCATATCGAGCAGATGCGCCTGTCGGCCACCAAGGCACTGCTCGAACGCCCGGATGTCATTATTGTCGCCACTGTCTCATCCATCTATGGCCTGGGTGATCCTCAGGCCTATCTAAAAATGGTGCTGCATCTCTCGCGCGGGGATCTGGTCGATCAGCGCGCCATTTTGCGCCAGCTTGCCGCGCTGCAATATCGCCGCAATGAGATTGAACTGGCGCGTGGCAGCTACCGAGTGCGCGGCGACATTATCGATATCTACCCGGCGGAGTCCGAGGACGAGGCGCTGCGGGTGGCGCTGTTCGATGATGAGATTGAAGAATTGTCCCTGTTCGATCCCTTAACCGGCGAGGTGCGGCGCAAGGTGCCGCGCTTCACGGTCTTTCCTAAAACCCACTATGCTACCCCACGCGAGGTGGTACTCAATGCCATTGAGCAGATCAAGGTTGAACTGCGCGAGCGCCTGAACTGGCTGCACGATAACAACAAGCTGATTGAGGCCCAGCGTCTGGAGCAGCGCACTATTCATGATCTGGAAATGATGCAGGAAGTCGGCTACTGCTCCGGTATCGAGAACTACTCGCGCTATCTGTCCGGACGCGGCCCCGGCGAACCGCCGCCGACCCTGTTCGACTACCTGCCGACCAATGCCATGGTGGTGATTGATGAGAGCCATGTCACCGTACCGCAACTCGGCGGCATGTACCGGGGGGATCGCTCGCGCAAGGAGAACCTGGTCGAGTATGGCTTTCGCCTGCCCTCGGCACTGGATAACCGCCCGCTGCGCTTCGAGGAGTTCCAGGCGCGTCAGCCGCAGACTATCTATGTCTCCGCCACCCCGCGCGACTATGAGATCGAGCACTCCGGCGCCGTGATTGAGCAAGTAGTGCGCCCGACCGGCCTGGTGGACCCGGAAGTGGAAGTGCGCCCGGCGCTGAGTCAGGTCGATGATCTGCTCTCGGAGATTCATCTGCGCGTTGCCGCCAACGAACGGGTGCTGGCCACCACACTGACCAAGCGCATGGCGGAGGATCTGACGGATTATCTGTCTGATCATGGGGTGAAGGTGCGCTATCTGCACTCGGATATCGACACCGTCGAGCGGGTGGAGATCATCCGCGATCTGCGCCTGGGCGAGTTCGACGTGCTGGTCGGCATCAACCTGCTGCGCGAGGGGCTAGACATGCCCGAAGTTTCGCTGGTCGCCATTCTGGATGCCGACAAGGAAGGCTTTCTGCGCTCGACTGGCTCGCTAATCCAGACCATCGGACGCGCCGCGCGCAACGTCCAAGGCAAGGCGATTCTCTATGCCGACAAGATCACTCAGTCGATGGCCCGCGCGATCGAGGAAACCGAGCGCCGCCGCGCCAAGCAAATCGCGCACAATGAGGAACAGGGGATCACACCCCAGACCATCCGCAAGGCAGTGGCCGAGATACTCGAGGGCGCTCGCGTTCCTGGAGCGCCCGCACCCGTGCGGCGCGCCAATCGCGATGGCCAGGATGCCACCGCCGAGGAGCATTTAACCCCGGCGCAGCTCAGCAAAAAAATCAAAACCCTGGAAAAACAAATGAATCGCCACGCCCGGGAATTGGAATTCGAGCAGGCGGCTGCGGTCCGCGATCAACTCAAGGCGCTCAAGTCGCGGGTACTGACGGCGGCGTGA
- a CDS encoding AAA family ATPase: protein MDKTAHALRLIAQGKYSFLSRPRRFGKSLLLDTIAAI, encoded by the coding sequence GTGGACAAGACCGCCCATGCTCTTAGGCTGATCGCGCAGGGCAAGTATTCCTTTCTCTCCCGCCCACGTCGCTTTGGCAAATCGCTGTTGCTCGACACCATAGCCGCAATCTGA
- a CDS encoding glycosyltransferase family 4 protein: protein MKIAQIAPLHESVPPRTYGGTERVVHYLTEALVSQGHDVTLFASGDSDTSAELRAIVPEALRLSKERRDPMAWHLLQLGQVAREAGNFDILHFHTDFMHFPLWRERPEPQLTTLHGRLDLPDLKPVFNEFRDMPVVSIADHQRAPLGSAPRWLGTVYNGVPAALYDFNPRGGDYLAFLGRMSPEKGPETAIQIALAAGMPLKMAAKVDVVDLEYFDARIKPHLSHPLIEFVGEVDERGKNELLGGARALLFPIAWPEPFGLVMIEAMACGTPVIAYRLGSVPEVMQDGVSGYVVDSPTQAVVAVERIDAVDRGVCRAYFERRFSSERMAEGYVEFYHRLLLAQSEPATDAPRHTPRPIPRQTPHPAPNQASHEIRLPRFAVGAGARGERQPLFEQERPDLAD, encoded by the coding sequence ATGAAAATCGCTCAAATCGCCCCCCTGCATGAGAGTGTACCGCCTAGAACCTATGGCGGCACCGAGCGCGTGGTGCATTATCTGACCGAAGCCTTGGTGAGTCAGGGCCATGACGTGACCCTGTTCGCCAGTGGCGACTCAGACACCAGCGCAGAGCTGCGCGCCATTGTCCCAGAGGCGCTGCGTTTGTCCAAGGAGCGTCGCGATCCCATGGCCTGGCATCTGTTGCAGCTCGGCCAGGTGGCGCGCGAGGCGGGGAACTTCGATATCCTGCATTTCCATACGGATTTCATGCACTTTCCGCTATGGCGCGAGCGTCCCGAGCCGCAGCTCACCACCTTGCACGGGCGTCTGGATCTGCCTGATCTCAAGCCTGTCTTCAATGAGTTCCGCGACATGCCGGTGGTCTCCATCGCCGATCATCAGCGCGCGCCCCTGGGCTCGGCCCCGCGCTGGCTGGGAACCGTCTACAACGGTGTGCCAGCCGCACTGTACGATTTCAATCCGCGTGGCGGCGATTATCTGGCCTTCCTCGGGCGCATGTCGCCGGAGAAGGGGCCGGAGACGGCGATACAGATCGCGCTTGCCGCCGGCATGCCGCTCAAGATGGCGGCCAAGGTCGATGTGGTGGACCTTGAGTATTTCGACGCCCGCATCAAGCCGCATCTGTCCCATCCGCTGATCGAGTTCGTCGGCGAGGTCGACGAGCGCGGCAAGAACGAACTCCTTGGTGGCGCCCGCGCGCTCTTGTTCCCCATCGCCTGGCCCGAACCCTTCGGCCTGGTGATGATCGAGGCCATGGCCTGCGGTACCCCGGTGATTGCCTATCGCCTCGGCTCGGTGCCAGAGGTGATGCAGGACGGCGTCAGCGGCTATGTGGTGGATTCGCCCACGCAGGCGGTGGTGGCCGTGGAGCGTATCGATGCCGTCGACCGTGGCGTCTGCCGCGCCTATTTCGAGCGCCGCTTCTCCTCCGAGCGCATGGCCGAGGGCTATGTCGAGTTCTACCACCGCCTGCTGCTGGCCCAGAGCGAGCCGGCCACCGATGCGCCGCGTCACACACCGCGCCCGATTCCCCGCCAGACTCCGCACCCGGCTCCAAATCAGGCTTCGCACGAGATTCGCTTGCCGAGGTTCGCTGTCGGGGCAGGCGCGCGCGGGGAGCGCCAGCCTTTGTTCGAGCAAGAGCGGCCCGATCTGGCCGACTGA
- a CDS encoding amylo-alpha-1,6-glucosidase, with protein MRDAIEIDHRWYIPATSSRADDRTRVLKSDDGFAVFSRHGEIGRVGLGEQGFYYLGTRHLSEWQLLVAGAEPLLLNSTVRLDNSRLVVDQTAPDLWRDDRLWLARGSLHLRRELAAEACALTEELKVTNYARAPLQLRLEYRFGADFRDLFEVRGERRKQRGERLAPVCETQAMVLGYTGLDGATRRTRVEFDIKPLTLDAQQAVFLLDLPPGETRRLEARISGANAQAGFRTPSHAAAVRAIDRKLAASQEARAGIFSDNEQFNDWINRSLADLQMLVTATEHGPYPYAGVPWFSTPFGRDGLITALQTLWLQPDLARGVLRFLAATQADHTDLSREAEPGKILHEMRQGEMAALGEVPFDRYYGTVDATPLFVILAGRYYRRTSDLDFIRTLWLAIERALGWMETAADERGFLTYARHGDSGLVQQGWKDSNDSVFHADGGDAEPPIALCEVQGYASEAFALAAELAAALELPAERQQHWREKARQLRARIEDAFWSDTLGGYALALDGHGCRCEVRTTNPAHLLYCGAVRPERAAAVARGLVSPQSFNGWGARTLFAGEVRYNPMSYHNGSVWPHDTAIAAAGLARYGFMDEALTLFTGLFNAAIFFDLHRLPELFCGFERLPGQAPTLYPVACAPQAWAAGAVFMLLESLLGLSFEPAAPHIRLRHPRLPDYIDWLRIDGLVYGKEQLNLVLRRYGRDVAVNVERGERSSLSLSVLL; from the coding sequence ATGCGTGACGCGATCGAAATCGACCATCGTTGGTACATCCCGGCCACCTCCTCGCGCGCGGACGACCGCACTCGGGTGCTCAAGTCCGACGACGGCTTCGCCGTCTTCAGCCGCCACGGGGAGATTGGCCGGGTGGGCCTCGGCGAGCAAGGCTTTTACTATCTCGGCACCCGCCATCTGTCGGAATGGCAATTGCTGGTGGCCGGCGCCGAGCCCCTGTTGCTCAATTCCACCGTGCGCCTGGACAACAGCCGCCTGGTGGTGGATCAGACCGCGCCCGACCTGTGGCGCGATGATCGTCTGTGGCTGGCGCGGGGCAGTCTGCATTTGCGCCGCGAACTGGCCGCCGAGGCCTGTGCGCTCACCGAAGAGCTTAAGGTCACCAACTACGCGCGGGCGCCGCTGCAGCTGCGCCTTGAGTATCGCTTCGGTGCGGATTTCCGCGATCTGTTCGAGGTTCGCGGCGAGCGCCGCAAGCAGCGCGGCGAGCGGCTGGCGCCAGTGTGCGAAACCCAAGCCATGGTGCTGGGTTACACCGGGCTCGACGGCGCGACCCGGCGCACCCGGGTCGAGTTCGACATCAAACCGCTCACGCTCGACGCTCAGCAGGCTGTCTTTCTGCTCGATCTCCCCCCCGGCGAGACCCGGCGGCTCGAGGCGCGCATTTCCGGAGCCAATGCGCAGGCCGGTTTCCGTACCCCCAGCCACGCCGCTGCCGTGCGCGCCATCGACCGCAAGCTGGCCGCAAGTCAGGAAGCGCGTGCCGGTATCTTCAGCGACAACGAGCAATTCAACGATTGGATCAACCGCTCGCTGGCGGACCTGCAGATGTTGGTCACCGCCACCGAGCATGGGCCTTACCCCTACGCCGGCGTGCCCTGGTTCTCGACCCCCTTCGGGCGCGACGGGCTGATCACCGCGCTGCAAACCCTATGGCTGCAGCCCGACCTGGCGCGCGGCGTGCTGCGCTTTCTCGCCGCCACCCAGGCCGATCATACCGACTTAAGCCGCGAGGCCGAGCCCGGCAAAATCCTGCACGAGATGCGCCAGGGCGAGATGGCCGCGCTCGGCGAGGTGCCCTTCGACCGCTACTACGGCACCGTCGACGCCACCCCGCTGTTCGTGATACTGGCCGGGCGCTACTACCGGCGCACGTCTGACCTGGACTTCATCCGCACGCTCTGGCTCGCCATCGAGCGCGCGCTCGGTTGGATGGAGACGGCGGCGGATGAGCGCGGCTTTCTCACCTATGCACGCCACGGCGATAGCGGTTTGGTGCAACAGGGCTGGAAGGATTCCAACGACTCGGTGTTCCATGCCGACGGCGGCGATGCCGAGCCGCCCATCGCCCTGTGCGAGGTGCAGGGCTATGCCAGCGAGGCCTTCGCGCTTGCCGCCGAGCTGGCCGCGGCCCTGGAGCTGCCCGCCGAACGCCAGCAGCATTGGCGGGAAAAGGCGCGGCAACTGCGCGCGCGCATCGAGGATGCCTTCTGGAGCGACACCCTCGGCGGCTATGCGCTGGCGCTCGACGGTCACGGCTGCCGCTGCGAGGTCCGTACCACCAATCCGGCGCATCTGCTCTACTGCGGGGCGGTTCGGCCGGAGCGCGCGGCGGCGGTGGCGCGCGGTCTGGTCAGCCCGCAAAGCTTCAACGGCTGGGGCGCGCGCACGCTGTTCGCGGGTGAGGTGCGCTACAACCCCATGTCCTACCACAACGGCTCGGTGTGGCCGCACGATACCGCCATCGCCGCCGCCGGCTTGGCGCGCTATGGCTTCATGGACGAGGCGCTGACGCTCTTCACCGGCCTTTTCAACGCGGCGATTTTCTTCGACCTGCACCGGCTGCCGGAGCTCTTTTGCGGCTTCGAGCGGCTGCCCGGGCAGGCGCCGACCCTGTACCCGGTTGCCTGCGCGCCCCAGGCCTGGGCCGCCGGGGCGGTGTTCATGCTGCTGGAGTCGCTGCTGGGCCTGAGCTTCGAGCCCGCGGCGCCCCACATTCGCCTGCGCCACCCGCGGCTGCCGGATTACATCGACTGGCTGCGTATTGATGGGCTGGTTTACGGAAAGGAGCAACTGAATTTGGTACTACGCCGCTACGGACGCGATGTGGCGGTGAATGTCGAGCGTGGCGAGCGTTCGAGTCTGTCGTTATCTGTGCTGCTATGA
- a CDS encoding LOG family protein, producing MKPANQSTRVPAPCAERELLRGADDLLADFDRAVTVFDEFVHGYRALFDLGQTVTVFGSARFPESHRFYQLAREVGAALARAGFTVMTGGGPGVMEAANRGAREAGGLSIGCNISLPHEQTPNPYIDRLLTFDYFFVRKVMLMKYSCGFIFMPGGFGTMDEVFETLTLMQTGKIHHFPCVAIGTDYWTPLREFILGAMQREGTVRAEEFDVMLVDSVDSAISHIQQAIAPGTDSGAHQT from the coding sequence ATGAAACCAGCCAATCAGTCCACCCGCGTGCCCGCCCCCTGCGCCGAGCGCGAACTCCTGCGTGGCGCGGATGATCTACTCGCCGATTTTGACCGCGCGGTCACCGTTTTTGATGAATTCGTGCATGGTTACCGCGCCCTGTTCGACCTGGGCCAGACCGTCACGGTCTTTGGCTCCGCGCGCTTTCCCGAATCACACCGCTTTTACCAACTCGCGCGCGAGGTCGGCGCCGCCCTCGCGCGGGCCGGCTTCACTGTCATGACCGGTGGTGGCCCCGGCGTGATGGAAGCAGCCAATCGCGGCGCCCGGGAGGCTGGGGGTTTAAGCATCGGCTGCAATATCTCACTGCCGCACGAACAGACCCCCAATCCCTACATCGACCGTCTGCTCACCTTCGATTATTTTTTTGTGCGCAAAGTCATGCTCATGAAGTATTCATGTGGATTTATCTTCATGCCCGGTGGCTTCGGCACCATGGACGAGGTCTTTGAGACGCTCACCTTGATGCAGACTGGCAAGATCCACCACTTTCCTTGTGTTGCCATCGGCACCGACTATTGGACGCCCTTGCGTGAATTCATTCTTGGAGCCATGCAGCGCGAGGGCACGGTGCGCGCGGAAGAATTCGATGTGATGCTGGTCGACTCGGTGGACAGTGCCATTTCGCACATCCAGCAGGCCATCGCCCCTGGCACGGACTCAGGCGCGCACCAGACCTGA
- a CDS encoding DUF1269 domain-containing protein gives MSDLIVISFEDSAPAFEMRATLAKMQKEYLIEMEDVVVVTKDDRGKVKLHQAVSLTAMGAVGGGFWGMLIGMLFLNPLLGAAVGAGAGALSGKLSDIGVDDQFMKDLAAHFQPGCAAIFVLVRKASTDQLLDGLQAFQGKGKVLRTSLTKDEEAELRKVIESTD, from the coding sequence ATGAGTGATCTGATCGTAATCTCTTTTGAAGACTCGGCGCCAGCCTTTGAAATGCGGGCGACATTGGCGAAAATGCAAAAGGAATATCTCATCGAGATGGAGGATGTGGTGGTTGTCACCAAGGATGACCGTGGCAAGGTAAAACTGCACCAGGCGGTGAGTTTGACCGCCATGGGCGCGGTGGGCGGGGGATTCTGGGGCATGCTCATTGGCATGCTGTTCTTAAATCCATTGCTTGGCGCCGCGGTGGGGGCGGGGGCGGGTGCCTTGTCTGGCAAGTTGTCGGATATTGGCGTCGATGATCAATTTATGAAGGATCTAGCCGCGCATTTTCAGCCCGGCTGCGCGGCGATTTTTGTGCTCGTGCGCAAGGCTTCCACTGACCAGTTGCTGGACGGCTTGCAGGCATTCCAGGGTAAAGGCAAGGTGCTGCGCACCTCACTCACCAAGGATGAAGAGGCGGAACTACGTAAGGTCATTGAAAGCACCGATTAG
- a CDS encoding efflux RND transporter permease subunit, with protein sequence MKPLNLSEWAINHRSVVVYLMIVAVVAGIGAFLKLGRAEGPAFTIRTMVVAGVWPGATLEDTLDQVTERHERTLQEAPHMETLRSFTRAGSI encoded by the coding sequence ATGAAGCCTTTGAACCTTTCCGAGTGGGCAATCAACCACCGATCGGTGGTGGTCTACCTGATGATTGTTGCCGTGGTGGCCGGCATCGGCGCTTTTCTCAAGCTCGGGCGCGCGGAGGGACCGGCCTTCACCATCCGCACCATGGTGGTGGCCGGCGTCTGGCCGGGCGCGACCCTTGAGGACACCCTCGATCAGGTCACCGAGCGCCACGAACGCACCCTGCAAGAAGCGCCCCATATGGAGACGTTGCGCAGCTTCACGCGCGCGGGGAGCATTTGA
- a CDS encoding DUF3611 family protein → MAVAPWPPKNPAQLGATFKKIGWIGFITQLVLLAIPLMLALYMVLGFSPESPARKGIDLSNYLSYGSLIVTIFTAVWFFRYPRFGRRIAVSDPALSGGGVLKTIWIGVWASAIGIVFSMLLLFGSAGRMLFVMLANPQTGLNISPQIGTNPGQFISALDGISLISLLILLTAELVVLGLSMWLLYRTATPQTKSATQL, encoded by the coding sequence ATGGCTGTCGCACCCTGGCCTCCGAAGAACCCCGCGCAACTCGGCGCGACCTTTAAAAAAATCGGCTGGATCGGTTTTATCACCCAGTTGGTTTTGCTCGCTATCCCGCTGATGCTCGCACTCTACATGGTTCTCGGGTTCTCGCCCGAGTCCCCTGCTCGCAAGGGCATCGATCTCAGCAACTATCTGTCCTATGGCAGCCTGATCGTCACCATTTTCACCGCGGTTTGGTTCTTCCGCTACCCACGGTTTGGCCGGCGCATTGCCGTTTCGGATCCTGCTCTAAGTGGTGGTGGGGTACTCAAGACCATCTGGATAGGCGTCTGGGCGAGTGCTATTGGTATCGTCTTTTCCATGCTGTTGCTGTTCGGGTCGGCTGGGCGCATGCTTTTCGTCATGCTCGCCAATCCGCAGACGGGTCTTAACATCTCCCCGCAAATCGGCACCAATCCCGGTCAGTTCATATCCGCGCTGGATGGCATTAGTCTGATCTCTTTGTTGATCCTGCTGACCGCCGAACTGGTGGTGCTCGGGCTGTCAATGTGGCTGCTCTACCGCACGGCTACGCCACAGACGAAATCGGCCACACAGCTGTAA
- the gltS gene encoding sodium/glutamate symporter — translation MEMQEGLLRIDSFLAVTIGILVLFVGKRINSRVRLFQDLSIPDPVTGGLLFSVLFTLFYLIFGLVVELELRARDVLLVYFFTTIGINARAADLLAGGRPFVILLLITLGFMFAQNLTGIAVAGLFDLPAAVGVVGGTVSLIGGHGTTIAWAPTIAEQQGIVNAMEIGIASATFGLILASLMGGPIARFLIMRHGLTPSPAEAGENVHKDSRDDIQEIGLSEHQRAAGITHMDFLAAVLAIHVAIILGYVLNGIIGELGLKLPLFVTCLFAGILLTNLVPARLYRALGIGWPTRTPAIALIADVALGTFLAMSLMSMQLWTLIDLAAPIFTILAAQFTLAVMVTILVLFPLLGRNYDAAVVAAGFGGVTLGSTPTAMANMATVTQRYGASHRAFIIVPLVSAFFIDLANALIIPFFLQTFA, via the coding sequence ATGGAAATGCAAGAGGGGCTGCTGCGAATCGATTCTTTCCTCGCGGTCACCATTGGCATTTTGGTGCTCTTCGTCGGCAAGCGCATCAACAGCCGCGTGCGCCTGTTTCAGGATCTGAGCATCCCGGACCCCGTGACCGGCGGTCTCCTGTTCTCCGTGCTCTTCACCTTGTTTTACCTGATCTTCGGCCTAGTCGTGGAACTCGAGCTGCGTGCTCGCGATGTGCTGCTGGTCTACTTCTTCACCACCATTGGCATTAATGCACGGGCAGCCGATCTGCTCGCTGGCGGCCGGCCCTTCGTGATCCTGCTGCTGATCACCCTTGGCTTTATGTTCGCGCAAAACCTGACCGGCATCGCTGTCGCGGGGCTGTTCGACCTACCGGCAGCGGTCGGGGTGGTGGGCGGCACTGTGTCATTGATTGGCGGTCATGGCACCACCATTGCGTGGGCGCCGACCATCGCCGAACAACAGGGCATCGTCAATGCCATGGAGATTGGCATCGCCAGCGCCACCTTTGGCCTGATCCTAGCGAGTCTGATGGGCGGTCCGATCGCGCGCTTTCTGATCATGCGCCATGGTCTCACACCGTCCCCGGCAGAGGCGGGCGAGAACGTCCACAAAGACAGTCGCGACGACATCCAGGAAATCGGTCTTTCCGAGCACCAACGGGCCGCTGGCATCACACACATGGACTTCCTCGCCGCCGTGCTGGCCATCCATGTCGCCATTATTCTCGGCTATGTACTAAATGGCATCATCGGCGAACTCGGGCTCAAGCTGCCGCTGTTCGTGACCTGCCTGTTCGCCGGCATCCTGCTGACCAATCTGGTGCCGGCGCGGCTGTATCGCGCACTCGGCATCGGGTGGCCGACGCGCACCCCGGCGATCGCGCTGATCGCCGACGTTGCGCTCGGCACCTTTCTGGCCATGTCGCTAATGAGCATGCAGCTGTGGACGCTGATCGATCTAGCAGCGCCCATTTTCACTATCCTGGCCGCGCAGTTCACGCTGGCCGTGATGGTGACCATCCTGGTGCTCTTCCCCCTGCTCGGGCGCAACTACGACGCCGCCGTGGTGGCCGCTGGCTTTGGCGGCGTCACCCTGGGCTCGACACCGACAGCAATGGCTAACATGGCCACGGTGACCCAGCGTTATGGGGCCTCTCACCGCGCCTTCATCATCGTGCCGCTGGTATCCGCCTTTTTTATTGATCTTGCCAACGCGCTGATTATTCCGTTCTTCCTGCAGACCTTTGCCTGA
- a CDS encoding YbjN domain-containing protein, which yields MRNHVFRRATQTLLLSVAFFVSPTYADDIIDANQLEAILKIAQGFGHAVLEKDDLGDPMIRGRIDGVKYGIFFYGCTEGADCKDIQFSTGWSGANLSLEKINEWNQEQRYGKASMDDEGDPRLAFTVNITYGVTAENFEDTVDWWAVAMKNFREYIEENSLD from the coding sequence ATGAGGAATCATGTCTTTCGACGTGCCACGCAAACATTGCTGCTGTCGGTTGCTTTTTTTGTGAGTCCAACTTATGCGGATGACATCATTGATGCCAATCAACTGGAGGCGATATTAAAAATCGCGCAAGGTTTTGGGCACGCCGTTTTGGAAAAGGATGATCTTGGTGACCCCATGATTCGCGGCCGTATTGATGGCGTTAAGTATGGCATCTTTTTTTACGGCTGTACTGAGGGGGCGGATTGCAAGGATATTCAGTTTTCAACCGGTTGGTCCGGTGCGAATCTGTCACTGGAGAAGATTAACGAATGGAATCAGGAACAGCGCTACGGCAAGGCATCCATGGATGATGAGGGCGATCCCAGGTTGGCATTCACGGTGAATATTACCTACGGTGTCACCGCGGAGAATTTTGAAGATACCGTCGACTGGTGGGCGGTTGCGATGAAAAACTTCAGAGAGTACATCGAAGAAAATTCGCTCGATTAA